A region of Curvibacter sp. AEP1-3 DNA encodes the following proteins:
- the queC gene encoding 7-cyano-7-deazaguanine synthase QueC, with amino-acid sequence MHTSALVLFSGGQDSTTCLAHALARYERVETIAFDYRQRHNVELAARLNVLREITTRFPQWAVKLGEDHLLDLAVLGEVSETSLTRDTAFRMEANGLPNTFVPGRNLLFMTLAAALAYRRGLQVIVTGVCETDFSGYPDCRDDTMKALQLALSLGMDQRFLIETPLMWINKAQTWELAHELGERSGVQGGGNALVDLVVEHTHTCYLGDRTHRHAWGYGCGTCPACELRAKGYAGFVDKVNKAAA; translated from the coding sequence ATGCATACCTCCGCACTTGTACTTTTTTCCGGTGGCCAGGACTCCACGACCTGCCTCGCCCACGCCCTGGCGCGCTACGAGCGCGTAGAAACCATCGCTTTTGACTACCGCCAACGCCACAACGTGGAGCTGGCGGCGCGGCTGAACGTGCTGCGCGAGATCACGACCCGCTTTCCGCAATGGGCAGTCAAGCTCGGCGAAGACCACTTGCTGGACCTGGCGGTGCTGGGTGAGGTGAGTGAGACCTCCCTCACACGGGATACAGCGTTCAGGATGGAGGCCAATGGCCTGCCCAACACCTTCGTACCCGGACGCAATCTGCTGTTCATGACCCTGGCAGCGGCTTTGGCCTACCGCCGCGGCTTGCAGGTGATCGTGACCGGTGTCTGCGAAACCGACTTTTCCGGCTACCCCGACTGTCGTGACGACACCATGAAGGCGCTGCAGCTTGCCTTGTCCCTGGGCATGGACCAGCGCTTCCTGATCGAAACACCCCTCATGTGGATCAACAAGGCCCAGACTTGGGAGCTCGCCCATGAATTGGGTGAGCGCTCCGGCGTACAAGGCGGCGGGAATGCGTTGGTTGACTTGGTTGTCGAGCACACCCATACCTGCTACCTGGGCGACCGCACCCATCGCCACGCCTGGGGCTACGGCTGCGGCACTTGCCCGGCATGTGAACTCCGGGCTAAGGGTTATGCCGGCTTTGTAGACAAGGTAAACAAAGCAGCAGCCTGA
- a CDS encoding ABC transporter ATP-binding protein/permease — MAFVASASAKWATFKAFILRAVALSTPYFSSEDKWKARGMLAAIVALNLALVYMAVVFNDWNRLFYDSLQEKNAAVFWEQLGRFTYLAFGFIVIAVYKFYLTQLLEMRWRAWMTNHYLHKWMSHQAFYRLELARFAPSAHAHGANPDNPDQRIQEDINQFTTFTISLSMGLLNSVVTLVSFVGILWSLSGAFAFTLAGQQYSIPGFMVWMAVLYCAVGSVITHYIGRKQIPLNFEQQRVEADFRHHMVRAREYSESIAFDRGENVVREQMAQRFSRVLANNLALIKAQKGLIWFTSFFGQAAVVFPFVVAAPRFFSGAIQLGQLTQISGAFGQVQGSLSWFVDTYSSLASWRATTDRLTGFEESFKALAQVESAQASTKTIATAGPLDTEPLRIALPNGTTLLEHTRLHAQPGDRILLQGPSGSGKSTLFRTLAGIWPYAQGAVDLPADSMFLPQRAYFPNGPLREALAYPEVATRYSDAELQQVLRDAMLPHLADALDTVDAWSQKLSGGEQQRLAIARVLLKKPQWLFADEATSALDEAAEAALYQRLCDVVAQRGGALVSIAHRPGVAAFHNQRWVLESRAAAADAGSSAPQAAALFTLSTKPA; from the coding sequence ATGGCATTTGTGGCATCCGCGTCCGCCAAATGGGCGACGTTCAAAGCATTCATTCTTCGCGCCGTGGCACTGTCCACTCCCTACTTTTCGTCGGAAGACAAATGGAAGGCCCGCGGCATGCTGGCGGCTATCGTGGCCCTCAACCTCGCGCTGGTTTACATGGCAGTGGTTTTCAATGACTGGAACCGGCTTTTCTATGACTCGCTGCAGGAAAAGAATGCCGCCGTCTTCTGGGAGCAATTGGGCCGCTTCACCTACCTCGCGTTCGGCTTCATCGTCATCGCGGTCTACAAGTTTTATCTGACGCAGCTGCTCGAGATGCGTTGGCGCGCGTGGATGACCAACCACTACCTGCACAAGTGGATGTCACACCAGGCTTTTTATCGACTGGAGTTGGCGCGTTTCGCGCCATCCGCACACGCCCACGGTGCCAACCCGGACAACCCTGACCAGCGTATCCAGGAGGACATCAACCAGTTCACTACCTTCACCATCTCCTTGAGCATGGGTCTGTTGAATTCCGTGGTCACTTTGGTGAGCTTTGTGGGAATTTTGTGGTCACTCTCAGGCGCCTTTGCTTTCACATTGGCCGGGCAGCAATACTCCATACCCGGCTTCATGGTCTGGATGGCGGTGCTGTACTGCGCTGTAGGGAGCGTGATTACCCATTACATCGGTCGCAAGCAAATCCCCCTCAACTTCGAACAGCAGCGCGTGGAGGCGGACTTCCGCCACCACATGGTGCGCGCCCGCGAATACAGCGAATCCATTGCGTTTGACCGTGGCGAGAACGTAGTGCGCGAGCAGATGGCCCAGCGTTTCAGCCGGGTACTGGCCAACAACCTGGCGCTCATCAAGGCGCAGAAGGGCTTGATCTGGTTCACCAGCTTCTTCGGGCAAGCCGCCGTGGTGTTTCCGTTTGTAGTGGCGGCCCCGCGCTTCTTTAGCGGTGCCATTCAACTGGGACAACTCACGCAAATCTCTGGGGCATTCGGACAGGTCCAAGGGTCACTGAGCTGGTTTGTGGACACTTACAGCAGCCTGGCCAGCTGGCGCGCCACGACCGACCGACTGACCGGCTTTGAAGAGTCTTTCAAGGCTCTGGCGCAGGTGGAATCTGCGCAAGCATCTACCAAAACTATAGCAACCGCAGGTCCTTTGGATACTGAGCCTCTGCGCATTGCCCTTCCCAACGGCACCACGCTGCTGGAACACACCCGCCTGCATGCACAACCGGGCGACCGCATTCTGTTGCAAGGCCCGTCAGGCAGTGGCAAATCCACCCTGTTCCGCACATTGGCCGGTATATGGCCCTACGCACAAGGTGCCGTGGATCTACCCGCTGACAGCATGTTCTTGCCTCAGCGTGCTTACTTCCCCAACGGACCCTTGCGTGAGGCGCTCGCCTACCCGGAGGTAGCTACCCGTTACAGCGACGCCGAGTTGCAGCAGGTGCTGCGGGACGCAATGCTGCCCCACCTGGCAGATGCGCTCGACACCGTGGATGCATGGAGCCAGAAACTCTCGGGCGGGGAACAACAGCGCCTGGCCATTGCCCGGGTGCTGCTCAAGAAACCGCAATGGTTGTTTGCGGACGAAGCCACCAGTGCACTGGACGAAGCGGCCGAGGCCGCGCTCTACCAGCGCCTGTGCGATGTGGTGGCCCAGCGGGGCGGGGCTTTGGTGTCCATCGCCCACCGGCCGGGCGTGGCGGCATTCCACAACCAGCGTTGGGTGTTGGAGTCTCGTGCTGCTGCCGCAGACGCTGGCAGCTCTGCGCCTCAGGCTGCTGCTTTGTTTACCTTGTCTACAAAGCCGGCATAA
- a CDS encoding methyl-accepting chemotaxis protein, translating into MKNFSIALKLWLPAISVSVALVAMASGSAIRTIRSQAMTVAEQSEQQSKLEMSARWYGLAQAQALRGIGAALSTDAAASELLISGRESGAREESQLQADLERLMQSPAERAALDAVKAKALSLKASIAKAESLRAGGDTAAVLAEIRSTTQPELTAFLAAQQALVKLTEEGATALRDKAGAERMRTVWSVAGIMALIIALISIGTRMLQRNVCDPLDEVVRVAKSIGEGDLSVRIHTDRKDEMGDVLRSLAHMAQSLAELVGQVHKSTGSITVASSEIAHGNQDLSNRTETTAYNLQRAASSMERLNGSVQQSAEAARQANAMAGSAYSVAENGGESVSKVVSTMHSIHGSSRKIVDIISVIDGIAFQTNILALNAAVEAARAGEQGRGFAVVASEVRALAGRSAEAAKEIKTLITSSVESVEHGSQLVDGAGQTIQGVVEAVQKVSGIIAEITASTAEQSQDMHEVSAAVSELEQMTQQNAALVEQSAAAAASLREQAALLDQLVGRFTLPSAPATSGAGPAALLGFEPA; encoded by the coding sequence ATGAAGAATTTCAGCATCGCACTCAAACTCTGGTTGCCGGCCATCTCGGTCAGTGTGGCTTTGGTAGCCATGGCGTCAGGCTCCGCTATCCGGACCATCCGCTCCCAGGCCATGACCGTGGCCGAGCAGTCGGAACAGCAAAGCAAACTCGAAATGAGTGCCCGTTGGTACGGTCTGGCACAAGCCCAGGCCTTGCGTGGCATCGGGGCTGCCCTGTCCACGGATGCGGCTGCATCTGAACTGCTGATATCTGGCAGGGAGTCCGGTGCGCGCGAAGAATCGCAATTGCAGGCGGATCTTGAGCGCTTGATGCAGAGTCCCGCGGAGCGGGCGGCTCTGGATGCGGTCAAGGCCAAGGCGCTATCGTTAAAGGCGTCCATTGCCAAAGCGGAATCTTTGCGTGCCGGTGGGGACACCGCGGCAGTTCTCGCTGAAATCCGATCTACCACCCAGCCAGAGCTCACCGCTTTTCTTGCGGCACAGCAAGCTTTGGTGAAATTGACGGAAGAAGGCGCTACAGCTCTGCGGGACAAGGCCGGCGCCGAACGCATGCGTACTGTGTGGTCCGTGGCCGGCATCATGGCCCTGATCATTGCATTGATCTCCATCGGCACGCGCATGTTGCAGCGCAATGTGTGTGATCCGCTGGACGAGGTAGTCAGAGTCGCCAAGTCCATCGGCGAAGGCGATTTGAGTGTGCGCATCCACACCGATCGCAAAGACGAAATGGGTGACGTGCTCCGTTCGCTCGCGCACATGGCTCAATCTTTGGCAGAACTGGTAGGGCAGGTTCACAAATCCACCGGAAGTATCACGGTGGCCAGTTCGGAAATTGCCCACGGAAATCAGGATCTCTCCAACCGGACGGAAACCACGGCTTACAACTTGCAGCGGGCAGCTTCCTCCATGGAGCGCTTGAATGGTTCCGTCCAACAGTCGGCTGAGGCAGCCCGCCAAGCCAATGCCATGGCCGGTTCTGCCTATTCAGTTGCGGAGAACGGCGGGGAATCGGTTTCTAAAGTGGTGAGCACCATGCATTCGATCCACGGCTCATCCCGCAAGATCGTTGACATTATTTCGGTGATTGACGGCATTGCATTCCAGACCAATATTCTGGCCCTGAATGCTGCGGTCGAGGCCGCTCGAGCCGGTGAGCAGGGACGGGGTTTTGCGGTGGTGGCCAGTGAAGTGCGTGCCTTGGCCGGTCGCAGTGCCGAAGCCGCCAAGGAGATCAAAACCCTGATCACCAGCTCGGTAGAAAGTGTGGAGCACGGCTCGCAGCTCGTAGACGGCGCCGGACAAACCATCCAAGGCGTGGTGGAGGCGGTGCAGAAAGTCAGTGGAATCATTGCGGAAATCACTGCATCCACCGCTGAGCAAAGCCAGGACATGCATGAAGTAAGCGCGGCGGTCAGTGAATTGGAACAAATGACCCAGCAGAATGCCGCATTGGTGGAGCAGAGCGCAGCGGCGGCGGCTTCCCTGCGTGAACAGGCTGCATTGCTGGATCAATTGGTGGGGCGGTTTACCTTGCCTTCAGCACCCGCGACTTCCGGCGCCGGTCCGGCTGCACTTCTGGGCTTCGAGCCCGCCTGA